One stretch of bacterium DNA includes these proteins:
- a CDS encoding isoleucine--tRNA ligase, producing MNNQKKYREYSKEEKQQQLEAETLDFWDNKKIFKKVLEKSQGMPKFVFYEGPPTANGLPGVHHVLARTLKDTVCRYRTMKGMLVERKAGWDTHGLPVEIDVEKAYSISAKCEIENFGVDKFNTACKVSVFKYVDEWEEMTRRIGYWLDMSKPYITCNADYMESVWWLLAKFFRDGLIYRGHKVLPYCPRCGTGLSDHEVAQGYRDVEDPSLTVRVKRADTENEFFLIWTTTPWTLLSNVALAFNPKIQYVKVEHEGQLLWLAQSRLESVFGETPPQIIEKKPGSELAGISYEPLFRFVEPDKKAWFTVLADYVTTEDGTGIVHIAPAFGKEDYEVGRKYDLPMVQLVEANGTIAKSAEPYAGLFFKDADVKILDDLAERGILFSRGKIVHSYPFCWRCDSPLIQYARGSWYIRTTDFKKELLAQNEKIEWFPPEIGKGRFGEWLRNNVDWAISRERYWGTPLPIWVCDECKHEHAIGSREELKNMAIDGYSDGMDLHKPGIDEVILKCPKCSAKMHRVPEVIDCWFDSGAMPFAQVHYPFENACEFEPEHFPAEFICEGVDQTRGWFYTLLSISVMAMGKSCYKRCLVNGLVLDKDGQKMSKSKGNAVDPIKVIDDHGADPLRWYLISNSSPWLSKRFDVEAVAEVKRIFFDTLRNTYNFFTLYANIDGWCPSMGEGKPAASDRWLESRLNGLLRDVDNDLNEYNLTHASRRISSFVVDELSNWFVRLGRKRFWGAEMTDDKLAAYHALYNALLTVTKLIAPFIPITAEALWQGFRECDESIPESVHLADFPVFDENVISLELDEAMVLVESVVTMGRNARQKANIKIRQPLNKLLISMEGKFDFPDWANKLVLKELNLKSLEKCDSSGLYDLSAKPNFKSLGPRFGPRMKELAIVISGLNSTTIKHALENDFLNLVFDGEEIAIKPSEDLVLTEHDAEGYSVVTEDEVAVALDIKLDEDLISEGYARELVNRIQNTRKEAGFEVTDRIEVGILLDDEKSSAVSIHSGWIKGEVLAKSIVFGVLTEKDFEKEWILDDKNIVIQIKKLLH from the coding sequence ATGAATAACCAAAAGAAATACAGGGAATACTCGAAGGAAGAAAAACAACAGCAACTGGAAGCTGAAACCCTCGATTTTTGGGATAACAAAAAGATTTTTAAAAAAGTCCTAGAAAAAAGTCAAGGCATGCCAAAATTCGTGTTTTACGAAGGTCCACCCACGGCAAATGGTCTTCCGGGAGTTCATCATGTTCTCGCCAGGACACTTAAAGACACTGTGTGCCGTTATCGAACTATGAAGGGAATGTTGGTAGAGCGCAAGGCTGGTTGGGACACCCATGGCCTTCCGGTCGAGATAGATGTCGAGAAAGCCTATAGCATCTCAGCGAAATGCGAAATTGAAAATTTTGGCGTAGATAAATTTAATACTGCCTGTAAAGTCAGTGTTTTCAAGTATGTTGACGAGTGGGAGGAGATGACACGCCGCATAGGGTATTGGCTCGATATGTCGAAACCATATATAACCTGCAATGCCGATTATATGGAGAGCGTTTGGTGGCTGTTGGCAAAATTCTTCCGCGATGGACTTATATATAGAGGCCACAAAGTGTTGCCTTATTGCCCCCGTTGCGGAACCGGCCTTTCCGACCACGAGGTTGCACAGGGTTACCGTGATGTTGAAGACCCATCACTGACTGTCCGTGTGAAGAGAGCCGATACCGAAAACGAGTTCTTTCTTATCTGGACAACAACACCGTGGACGCTTCTTTCAAATGTTGCCCTCGCATTTAATCCAAAGATTCAGTATGTTAAGGTTGAGCATGAAGGCCAACTTTTATGGCTTGCACAATCAAGACTCGAAAGTGTTTTCGGAGAAACACCCCCACAGATAATCGAAAAGAAACCCGGCTCCGAGCTTGCAGGAATCAGCTATGAGCCACTTTTCCGATTCGTCGAGCCCGATAAAAAGGCCTGGTTTACTGTGCTTGCAGATTATGTAACCACCGAAGACGGAACAGGTATAGTCCATATTGCACCGGCATTTGGAAAAGAGGATTATGAAGTGGGGCGTAAGTATGATCTTCCAATGGTTCAGCTTGTCGAGGCCAACGGAACGATAGCCAAAAGTGCCGAGCCCTATGCTGGTTTGTTCTTTAAAGACGCCGACGTTAAAATACTCGACGATCTTGCCGAACGAGGAATTCTCTTTTCACGAGGGAAAATTGTCCATAGCTATCCCTTTTGCTGGCGTTGCGATAGCCCTCTTATCCAATATGCACGAGGAAGTTGGTATATACGCACTACAGATTTCAAGAAAGAACTTCTCGCCCAGAATGAAAAGATAGAGTGGTTTCCGCCAGAGATAGGCAAAGGGCGTTTTGGCGAATGGCTTAGAAATAATGTGGATTGGGCAATATCCCGTGAAAGATATTGGGGAACACCCCTTCCTATATGGGTTTGCGATGAATGTAAGCACGAACACGCTATAGGTTCCCGCGAGGAATTAAAGAATATGGCCATTGATGGATATTCTGATGGGATGGATTTACACAAGCCGGGCATCGATGAAGTTATTCTTAAATGTCCAAAATGTTCTGCGAAGATGCATCGAGTTCCAGAGGTTATCGATTGCTGGTTTGACAGCGGAGCTATGCCTTTTGCACAGGTGCATTATCCCTTCGAAAACGCATGTGAATTTGAACCTGAGCATTTTCCAGCCGAGTTTATATGCGAGGGTGTGGATCAGACTCGCGGGTGGTTTTATACTTTATTAAGCATCTCGGTTATGGCGATGGGGAAATCCTGTTATAAGCGGTGTCTCGTTAACGGTCTCGTGCTTGATAAAGATGGTCAAAAGATGTCTAAAAGCAAGGGTAATGCTGTCGATCCGATAAAGGTTATCGATGATCATGGCGCAGATCCTTTGCGATGGTATCTCATCTCGAATAGCTCGCCGTGGCTTTCAAAACGCTTTGATGTCGAAGCTGTTGCCGAAGTGAAAAGGATATTCTTCGATACATTGAGGAATACATACAACTTTTTCACTCTATATGCCAATATCGATGGTTGGTGTCCATCGATGGGAGAGGGTAAACCCGCGGCCTCAGACCGCTGGCTCGAAAGCCGTCTTAATGGACTTTTGCGCGATGTAGATAATGACCTTAACGAGTATAATCTCACGCATGCATCCAGACGCATATCGAGTTTCGTGGTCGATGAGCTTTCCAACTGGTTTGTCAGATTGGGAAGGAAAAGGTTTTGGGGTGCGGAGATGACCGATGATAAATTGGCGGCATATCATGCGCTCTATAATGCTCTTTTGACAGTAACAAAACTTATAGCTCCTTTTATACCGATAACAGCTGAGGCTTTATGGCAAGGTTTCAGGGAGTGTGACGAGAGCATTCCCGAGAGCGTCCATCTTGCAGATTTTCCTGTTTTCGACGAGAATGTGATCTCACTTGAACTCGACGAGGCCATGGTTTTGGTGGAAAGTGTAGTTACCATGGGAAGGAACGCGCGCCAAAAGGCAAACATAAAAATACGCCAACCGCTTAATAAGCTTCTTATTTCGATGGAGGGAAAATTTGATTTTCCCGATTGGGCAAATAAACTTGTGCTCAAAGAACTCAATCTAAAGTCGTTAGAAAAATGTGATAGTAGTGGGCTTTACGATCTTTCAGCTAAACCAAATTTCAAGTCACTTGGGCCGCGTTTTGGCCCTCGAATGAAGGAACTTGCAATTGTCATCTCGGGGTTAAATTCAACCACAATAAAACACGCTTTAGAGAATGATTTTTTAAATCTAGTGTTTGATGGCGAGGAAATTGCTATCAAACCGAGCGAAGATTTGGTATTAACCGAACACGATGCCGAGGGTTATTCTGTGGTTACGGAAGATGAAGTCGCAGTTGCACTCGATATAAAACTCGATGAGGACCTTATTTCAGAGGGTTATGCCCGTGAGTTGGTCAATAGGATACAGAACACTCGTAAAGAGGCTGGATTCGAGGTTACCGACAGAATTGAAGTCGGTATCTTGTTAGACGATGAGAAGAGTTCAGCGGTATCTATTCATTCTGGATGGATAAAAGGTGAAGTTCTTGCTAAATCCATTGTTTTCGGGGTATTAACAGAAAAAGATTTCGAGAAGGAATGGATTTTAGATGACAAGAATATTGTGATACAGATCAAAAAATTGTTGCATTGA
- a CDS encoding macro domain-containing protein has product MEFNIGHTKLSIIHGDIIESGVEAITNAANNKLWMGGGVAGAIKRAGGEEIETEAMKKGPAEIGNTIVTGSGSLSAKYVIHSVVMGQDLHTNAEYVKIATSNTLKTADEIPVLSLAMPAFGTGVGHFPAEECAEIMVDEIVNGLLNSKNLKLVKIVLKDKGAFEIFKTALENKFHKKR; this is encoded by the coding sequence ATGGAATTTAATATTGGGCACACAAAATTATCAATAATCCACGGAGATATTATTGAATCTGGCGTTGAAGCGATAACCAATGCTGCCAATAACAAACTCTGGATGGGAGGCGGCGTTGCCGGTGCAATTAAAAGAGCCGGAGGTGAGGAGATAGAAACTGAAGCTATGAAAAAAGGACCAGCCGAGATAGGCAATACAATCGTTACTGGTTCTGGTTCGCTTTCGGCCAAATATGTTATTCACTCTGTTGTGATGGGACAGGATCTCCATACCAACGCCGAATATGTTAAAATCGCCACCTCAAATACACTTAAGACAGCCGATGAGATCCCCGTTTTATCTCTGGCGATGCCTGCTTTCGGAACTGGAGTGGGGCATTTTCCTGCTGAGGAATGTGCAGAGATTATGGTAGATGAGATTGTTAATGGGCTTCTTAATTCCAAGAATCTTAAACTCGTTAAAATTGTTCTCAAAGATAAAGGCGCATTCGAGATATTTAAGACTGCTCTGGAAAACAAATTCCACAAAAAGCGCTGA
- a CDS encoding redox-sensing transcriptional repressor Rex encodes MTQKNLERLSEYLRALKESTIEGKIFVSSRDIATKAGFSADLVRKDLSKAGCFGKRGIGYNIDKLSDEICEILGTNRRWKVALVGFGQLGQSLINYKGFAESGFDITAIFEIDDKLIGEFFEDIPIYDATQMPDICERETILLAVVAVSTENSYKAIQRCFDAGIRGILNFTDRTGFIAPPHAKIRNVNIAIEMESLSYFITK; translated from the coding sequence ATGACTCAAAAAAACTTAGAACGGCTTTCGGAGTATTTGCGTGCTTTAAAGGAATCGACCATCGAGGGCAAAATTTTTGTATCAAGCAGGGATATAGCCACCAAGGCCGGTTTTTCCGCCGACCTAGTTCGAAAAGACCTCTCAAAAGCTGGTTGCTTTGGGAAAAGGGGCATCGGTTATAATATTGACAAGCTATCGGACGAGATTTGCGAGATACTTGGAACAAACAGGCGCTGGAAGGTTGCTCTCGTTGGATTTGGTCAACTTGGGCAATCGCTAATCAACTACAAAGGTTTCGCTGAAAGCGGTTTTGATATCACCGCAATATTCGAGATCGATGATAAACTGATAGGCGAATTTTTCGAAGATATTCCTATTTATGATGCCACTCAGATGCCCGACATTTGCGAACGCGAAACTATATTACTTGCAGTTGTTGCGGTCTCCACGGAAAATTCTTACAAGGCTATCCAGCGTTGTTTCGATGCCGGCATTCGCGGTATCCTTAATTTCACAGACAGAACTGGTTTTATAGCGCCCCCACATGCGAAGATACGCAATGTCAACATTGCTATCGAGATGGAATCGCTTAGCTATTTTATCACTAAATAA
- a CDS encoding 4Fe-4S dicluster domain-containing protein has product MAFKYLSKNGLKELLHKLDDWGDLFWVDGSVEGKPRLSRATKKGIDEYRLPLFRGVEPLKSLIMPPKQKVGEYPGNLEKDIEVAHKKRAIFGITQCDLAGIKVYDRVFRDDPDFLDPFYIERREGLFIVTIDCCDVHPSCFCNLVKGKPYCDTGSGFDLNLTHVENGFLVEIGSDAGEQILKGTGASEATDSLKADRDKTRARTMKKLEEQNAQFVTEKTFIELVSEAKDEPESYRHHGSTCVECGACTNVCPACFCFSIYDNSVDGERYERLMTWDSCQLAGFSRMAGMLNPRLRVAQRFMHRYNHKFFHYPWRYDGWPSCTGCGRCIDNCMGNIDMRATLRDLSVDSVADMLPSPSPKNHAERVAGK; this is encoded by the coding sequence ATGGCTTTTAAATACCTTTCTAAGAACGGGCTTAAGGAACTTCTCCATAAACTCGATGACTGGGGAGATCTTTTTTGGGTTGACGGCTCAGTAGAGGGAAAACCGAGGTTATCTAGAGCGACGAAAAAGGGAATCGATGAATATCGCCTTCCGCTTTTCCGTGGAGTCGAGCCTCTTAAATCTCTTATCATGCCTCCAAAGCAAAAGGTCGGCGAATATCCCGGAAATCTCGAAAAGGACATAGAGGTTGCACACAAAAAGCGGGCTATATTTGGTATTACACAGTGTGATTTAGCCGGCATTAAGGTTTATGACCGGGTTTTCCGCGACGATCCCGATTTTTTAGATCCATTTTACATCGAACGCAGAGAGGGATTATTCATCGTTACTATCGACTGTTGCGATGTTCACCCCAGTTGTTTCTGCAATCTCGTTAAGGGTAAACCTTATTGTGATACCGGTTCGGGGTTCGACCTCAATCTTACTCATGTCGAGAATGGTTTCCTTGTGGAAATCGGTTCTGATGCTGGAGAGCAAATACTCAAGGGCACCGGCGCGAGCGAAGCCACTGATTCGTTAAAGGCTGACAGGGACAAGACTCGTGCTCGGACGATGAAAAAGCTTGAGGAACAAAACGCACAATTTGTTACTGAAAAAACTTTTATTGAATTGGTCAGCGAAGCCAAAGATGAACCAGAAAGCTATCGGCACCACGGCTCTACTTGCGTTGAATGTGGCGCTTGCACCAATGTTTGTCCCGCTTGTTTCTGCTTTTCCATATATGACAACAGTGTCGATGGGGAACGCTATGAGCGTCTCATGACTTGGGACAGTTGTCAATTGGCGGGTTTTTCTCGTATGGCTGGAATGCTTAATCCCAGGCTCAGAGTAGCTCAAAGATTCATGCACAGATACAACCATAAATTTTTCCATTATCCATGGCGATACGATGGATGGCCTTCGTGCACCGGTTGTGGCCGCTGCATCGATAATTGCATGGGGAATATAGATATGCGAGCCACTCTTCGCGACCTTTCCGTCGATTCTGTGGCGGATATGCTTCCGTCCCCATCCCCTAAAAACCACGCTGAACGCGTGGCCGGTAAGTAG
- a CDS encoding FAD/NAD(P)-binding protein, translating into MSEKMKNIYYPIDAKVVEIIPETSTIKTFRFKLSEPLKFRAGQFVQLTVPGVGEAPFTPSSEPGESTDLDITILRTGRVTDCLHDTIKPGSPVGIRGPFGKGYPMDKFKGHTVMVVGGGVGLAPMRAGIYGLFQNIDDYKRVSIKFGAKSPKDFCFTNEFDAWSKKPHTDLKLTIDRPYPGWTGTVGVVTVLLDDLDVDINDTYVISCGPDIMLKFVTLKLLDLGFDPYHIYLSMNRRMSCGLGKCHRCNIGPYYICKDGPDMCYGEIMNYPNVFG; encoded by the coding sequence ATGTCGGAAAAAATGAAAAACATCTACTATCCGATCGACGCAAAAGTCGTCGAGATTATCCCTGAGACTTCGACAATCAAGACTTTTCGTTTTAAGCTCTCTGAGCCGCTTAAATTCAGAGCGGGGCAGTTTGTTCAACTCACTGTCCCTGGTGTCGGCGAGGCTCCCTTTACTCCTTCGAGTGAACCAGGGGAATCGACCGATCTCGATATTACTATTCTGCGCACTGGAAGAGTTACCGATTGCCTTCACGACACTATCAAGCCCGGTTCTCCGGTCGGTATTCGCGGCCCTTTTGGTAAGGGCTATCCCATGGACAAGTTCAAGGGGCATACAGTTATGGTTGTCGGTGGTGGTGTGGGTTTAGCTCCGATGAGAGCTGGTATTTATGGGCTTTTCCAGAATATCGATGATTATAAGCGTGTTTCAATTAAATTTGGAGCTAAAAGTCCTAAGGATTTCTGTTTCACAAACGAATTCGACGCATGGTCCAAGAAACCTCATACCGACCTTAAGCTTACTATCGACCGTCCTTATCCAGGATGGACTGGCACTGTCGGTGTCGTAACAGTGCTTCTCGACGATCTCGATGTCGATATTAATGACACATATGTTATTAGTTGTGGCCCTGATATAATGCTCAAGTTCGTTACTTTGAAACTCCTCGACCTTGGATTCGACCCATATCATATATATCTCTCGATGAACCGCCGCATGAGTTGCGGTCTCGGCAAATGTCATCGTTGCAACATCGGGCCCTATTATATATGTAAGGATGGACCGGATATGTGTTACGGCGAGATAATGAACTACCCAAATGTTTTCGGTTGA
- a CDS encoding 4Fe-4S dicluster domain-containing protein, whose product MEQTQIKTEERRVIINIDRCIGCSSCREACSRTHQADLNLTQAKAEPVAVFPGHCRHCENPACVAACPKDAIIKGEDGIVRRFAFRCIGCKSCAIACPFGAIQPEHLRDVIAKCDLCYQRLEEDKLPACVTTCVSGALTFEKPKDVINGNLAGARVKAKPGMRRW is encoded by the coding sequence ATGGAACAAACCCAAATAAAGACCGAAGAGCGCAGGGTAATAATCAACATCGACCGTTGCATTGGTTGCTCCTCGTGCAGGGAGGCTTGCTCTCGGACACATCAAGCGGACTTGAACCTTACGCAGGCTAAGGCCGAACCGGTCGCAGTTTTTCCGGGACACTGCCGACACTGCGAAAATCCGGCATGTGTTGCCGCTTGCCCGAAAGATGCAATTATTAAGGGCGAAGACGGCATTGTTCGTAGGTTCGCATTCCGTTGTATCGGTTGCAAGAGTTGTGCTATCGCTTGCCCGTTTGGCGCAATACAACCGGAACATCTTCGTGATGTAATCGCAAAATGCGACCTTTGCTATCAAAGACTCGAAGAGGACAAACTTCCGGCGTGTGTTACCACATGCGTTTCGGGGGCACTCACCTTCGAGAAACCGAAGGATGTAATCAACGGAAATCTCGCCGGTGCGCGCGTAAAAGCGAAGCCCGGAATGAGGCGCTGGTAA
- a CDS encoding NADH-quinone oxidoreductase subunit H — protein MQVFYYLIFPGFLFAAMAGLLTTWFDRKVTARVQYRVGPPWFQSFADIMKLMGKEVILPENAKKTGFLLAPLVALAASVLVATMLGLSNWNYDSGFVGDIIVFWYFLAIPSTMIILGAGAAGTPLSAVGSSREMKLLLGYEVPFVIIITMIIFKAGSLSLGGILSYQFAHGPILYSISGVIGFIVALLCVQAKLGLVPFDAPEAETELGGGVFYDYSGAALGGFKLSKAILFYALPIFLITLFWGGVRIDGGIGILWALLKYILIVALITVIRNTNPRLRIDQAVKFFWGWMTILSVIAFILSANGL, from the coding sequence ATGCAAGTATTTTACTATCTTATCTTTCCCGGATTCCTCTTCGCTGCCATGGCGGGACTTTTAACTACGTGGTTCGACCGCAAGGTTACCGCGAGGGTCCAATACCGCGTCGGCCCACCGTGGTTCCAGAGTTTCGCGGACATTATGAAACTTATGGGCAAAGAGGTTATCCTTCCGGAAAACGCTAAGAAAACTGGATTCCTTCTCGCTCCTTTAGTCGCACTTGCCGCCTCGGTTCTTGTAGCGACCATGCTCGGTCTCAGCAACTGGAATTATGATTCTGGTTTCGTTGGCGACATAATAGTTTTCTGGTATTTTCTCGCCATACCTTCTACTATGATTATCCTCGGTGCTGGCGCTGCCGGAACTCCTCTCTCCGCAGTTGGTTCCTCGCGAGAGATGAAGCTTCTTTTAGGTTATGAAGTTCCGTTTGTTATAATTATTACCATGATTATCTTCAAAGCCGGTTCTCTTTCCCTCGGCGGGATTCTCTCATATCAGTTTGCCCATGGCCCTATACTCTATTCGATTTCAGGCGTCATCGGCTTCATTGTTGCCCTTCTTTGCGTTCAGGCAAAGCTCGGTCTCGTTCCATTCGATGCCCCAGAGGCTGAAACAGAACTTGGTGGGGGCGTGTTCTACGACTATAGTGGAGCTGCACTTGGCGGTTTCAAGCTTTCTAAAGCGATCCTTTTTTATGCCTTGCCCATTTTCCTTATCACTCTATTTTGGGGTGGTGTTAGAATCGACGGTGGCATAGGGATTCTTTGGGCTTTGCTCAAATATATATTAATCGTGGCTTTAATTACTGTAATAAGAAACACTAATCCGCGCCTTAGAATCGACCAGGCGGTCAAGTTCTTCTGGGGATGGATGACTATCCTCTCCGTGATCGCCTTCATTCTCAGCGCGAATGGCTTATAA
- a CDS encoding NADH:ubiquinone oxidoreductase — protein MGLKTAALKKSIWVFHVACSPCNNCDIEILDLLTPRFDVERFGIILVGSPRHADALLITGVANRHVTPRLIETYRATSKPCVCFLFGACSSYGNFFRGGYNVPRRIDDIIKEEDPNAIIVYIPGCPPKPEAMIAGVVKALSVL, from the coding sequence ATGGGACTTAAAACAGCGGCACTCAAAAAATCTATATGGGTCTTTCATGTGGCATGTAGCCCATGTAACAACTGCGATATAGAAATATTGGACCTTCTCACACCACGCTTCGATGTCGAAAGGTTCGGTATAATTCTAGTGGGAAGCCCTCGTCATGCGGATGCGCTTCTTATCACTGGAGTCGCAAACAGGCATGTAACACCGAGACTTATAGAAACCTATCGCGCAACATCCAAACCATGTGTTTGTTTCTTATTCGGTGCCTGTTCCTCTTATGGTAACTTCTTCAGAGGTGGCTATAATGTTCCTAGGAGGATTGATGACATTATCAAAGAAGAAGATCCGAACGCTATTATCGTTTACATCCCCGGATGTCCGCCGAAACCCGAAGCGATGATAGCTGGAGTCGTCAAGGCCCTGTCTGTTTTATAA
- a CDS encoding NADH-quinone oxidoreductase subunit C, with amino-acid sequence MTDKQKYAIKEKVEKAVGNLILSIDQPKPNRIYLVVDQKDLPAAAKIIYEQLDGRLATSTALEVHDAVELIYHFMFDKDQVLCNLKTLVMKPELKVGSVGAFLPAADWIEREMSEMYGVIFEGHPDPRHLLLPDGWPEGNFPYRKDYPQNPEGFTDETKPVVY; translated from the coding sequence ATGACCGACAAACAAAAATATGCAATTAAAGAGAAGGTCGAAAAAGCTGTAGGAAATCTTATTCTGTCTATAGATCAACCCAAGCCGAACAGGATATATCTCGTTGTTGATCAAAAGGATTTACCTGCTGCAGCTAAAATAATCTACGAGCAGCTCGATGGACGACTTGCAACAAGCACCGCTCTTGAGGTTCACGATGCTGTCGAGTTGATTTATCACTTTATGTTCGATAAGGATCAGGTTTTGTGTAACCTTAAAACCTTGGTTATGAAACCAGAGCTAAAGGTAGGTTCGGTCGGAGCTTTCCTTCCTGCTGCAGACTGGATAGAGCGTGAGATGTCCGAAATGTATGGAGTTATATTCGAGGGACATCCCGACCCGAGACATCTTCTTCTTCCTGATGGTTGGCCTGAGGGGAACTTCCCATATCGGAAGGACTATCCCCAGAATCCAGAGGGATTCACAGACGAAACAAAACCGGTTGTTTACTAG
- a CDS encoding nickel-dependent hydrogenase large subunit, with translation MKKTTLPIGPFHPLLEEPEFFTLYLDGETVTHVDLRIGYNHRGHEKLATGLTWDQVPFLVERICGICSTSHPYAYVLAVEDLLGIEAPPRGQFIRSLIGEMERIHSHLLWLGLAGHFIGYNTLWMWSWRYREEILDACELLSGNRNHYAMNRVGGARRDVSQKALDFTMKALDSNEKSTNMFLGAIADDPVIHKRLKGVGVLSKEDAIAYAATGPTSRPSGVPWDVRVDDPYDAYGISHEAGAWKVIVTENGDVFDKAVCRVLEILESIYLCRWLIENLPDGDIQVVPGNIPEGEGCGHHEAPRGEVFHYVRSDGSNKPIRHKVRAPTFVNLPTYKASCIGETISDVALITASIDPCYCCTERVGVVSRGSRNSLTQDDLVKLSVERTLEIEKKMGVKSILSKFR, from the coding sequence ATGAAAAAGACTACTCTACCCATCGGCCCATTCCATCCTCTCCTCGAGGAGCCGGAGTTTTTCACCCTCTACCTCGATGGCGAAACAGTCACTCATGTCGATCTTAGAATCGGTTATAACCATCGCGGTCACGAGAAACTCGCCACAGGCCTTACCTGGGACCAGGTGCCTTTTTTGGTCGAGAGAATATGCGGTATCTGCTCTACAAGCCACCCTTATGCTTATGTTCTCGCTGTCGAAGACCTACTCGGCATCGAAGCGCCACCTCGTGGACAATTCATTCGCTCGCTCATCGGTGAGATGGAGCGTATTCACAGCCACCTTCTGTGGCTTGGACTCGCTGGTCACTTCATTGGCTATAATACACTTTGGATGTGGTCTTGGCGCTATCGCGAGGAGATACTCGACGCATGCGAATTACTTTCCGGAAACCGAAATCACTATGCAATGAACCGAGTCGGTGGGGCACGTAGAGATGTTTCTCAGAAGGCGCTCGATTTTACGATGAAGGCGCTCGATTCAAATGAAAAATCAACCAATATGTTCCTTGGCGCTATTGCCGACGATCCTGTTATTCATAAGAGGTTGAAAGGTGTTGGCGTGCTTTCAAAAGAGGACGCCATCGCCTATGCCGCCACTGGGCCAACATCGAGACCCTCCGGCGTGCCGTGGGATGTTCGCGTTGATGATCCCTATGACGCTTATGGCATCAGCCACGAAGCCGGTGCTTGGAAGGTTATCGTTACTGAAAACGGCGATGTTTTTGATAAAGCGGTTTGCCGTGTTCTCGAAATTTTAGAATCAATTTATCTTTGCAGATGGCTAATTGAGAACTTGCCCGATGGAGATATTCAAGTTGTTCCGGGTAATATCCCCGAAGGTGAGGGTTGTGGTCACCACGAGGCACCGCGCGGCGAGGTTTTTCACTATGTTCGTTCCGATGGCTCGAACAAACCTATAAGGCATAAAGTTCGCGCCCCGACCTTTGTGAATCTGCCGACCTATAAAGCGAGTTGCATTGGCGAAACGATTTCCGACGTCGCGCTTATCACGGCTTCTATCGACCCGTGTTATTGTTGCACAGAGCGTGTTGGTGTAGTTTCTCGCGGTAGCCGCAATTCGCTTACGCAAGACGATCTAGTTAAACTTTCGGTCGAGAGGACTCTCGAGATCGAGAAAAAGATGGGCGTTAAATCTATATTGAGCAAATTTCGGTAG
- a CDS encoding DUF4040 domain-containing protein translates to MNALFHVLMLFMLLGAAVAIETKNMLSSVIAAGAVGFGVSLMFLFLGAPDIAITQVIVEVLSLIILIRATTFADNRAIERKMDNFATVTGLIFIGFLVMAAVWAFKDLTPFGEPLMRVSRRYLSGSAAETGAFNVVSGVILDYRAYDTLGEAIVLFTSILSAFVILRRRGKKDIEAPDTEQFGIIE, encoded by the coding sequence GTGAACGCGCTCTTCCATGTTTTAATGTTGTTTATGTTATTAGGTGCCGCGGTGGCTATCGAGACTAAAAATATGCTTTCTTCGGTTATCGCCGCAGGAGCAGTGGGATTCGGCGTAAGCCTTATGTTCCTTTTTCTTGGTGCGCCAGACATTGCAATCACACAGGTTATTGTCGAGGTCTTAAGCCTGATCATTCTCATTCGGGCTACTACTTTCGCCGACAATCGCGCTATTGAACGCAAGATGGACAATTTCGCGACAGTCACCGGGCTTATCTTCATCGGTTTTTTAGTTATGGCCGCCGTTTGGGCTTTCAAGGACCTTACTCCCTTTGGCGAGCCTTTAATGAGGGTATCTAGAAGGTATCTCTCCGGTTCTGCCGCTGAGACCGGTGCTTTTAATGTCGTTTCAGGTGTGATTCTCGATTATCGCGCTTATGACACACTCGGAGAGGCTATTGTTCTTTTCACTAGCATTCTTTCCGCTTTTGTTATCCTGCGCCGTCGCGGCAAAAAAGATATCGAAGCACCCGATACCGAACAATTTGGAATCATCGAATAG